The following are from one region of the Capsicum annuum cultivar UCD-10X-F1 chromosome 1, UCD10Xv1.1, whole genome shotgun sequence genome:
- the LOC124888592 gene encoding uncharacterized protein LOC124888592, whose amino-acid sequence MESPPIEEFSHFSHRHPLIKVSDILDEEDQVICSGCEHDLLGGSAYTCTKMNCNFILHDSCFDLPRQIKHKSHPKHTLSLHFKPPYYDGEYTCDACGNSGHAFTFHCEKCKFDLHVECACLPEIEERGDHQHPLTLCYNSSNLFVGKEVEVDVLCYVCKKGVGKTCWFYCCLACKCGAHLDCVSTQEIQVLEI is encoded by the coding sequence ATGGAAAGTCCTCCAATAGAAGAGTTCAGCCATTTCAGCCATCGACACCCATTAATAAAAGTCTCCGATATCCTCGATGAAGAAGATCAAGTCATTTGCTCCGGCTGTGAGCACGACCTCTTGGGCGGGTCCGCTTACACGTGCACAAAAATGAACTGCAACTTCATCCTCCACGACTCTTGTTTCGATTTGCCTAGGCAAATTAAACATAAGTCTCACCCGAAACACACTTTAAGTCTCCATTTTAAACCTCCTTATTACGATGGGGAATACACGTGCGATGCATGTGGGAATTCGGGCCACGCGTTTACATTTCATTGTGAGAAATGTAAGTTTGATCTTCACGTGGAGTGTGCTTGTTTGCCTGAAATTGAAGAGAGGGGAGATCATCAACATCCACTTACGTTGTGTTATAATAGTAGTAACTTGTTTGTAGGAAAGGAGGTGGAAGTTGATGTGTTGTGTTATGTTTGTAAAAAAGGTGTTGGGAAGACTTGTTGGTTTTATTGTTGTTTGGCTTGTAAATGTGGTGCACATTTGGATTGTGTGtctactcaagaaattcaagttttagaAATTTGA